In the Geobacter sp. FeAm09 genome, one interval contains:
- a CDS encoding M42 family metallopeptidase, whose amino-acid sequence MRKESLAFLEKLLDAPSPSGYEQPAQRVFRDYVAPYCDELTTDVMGNVFARIAGKGKDLPRVMIVGHTDEIGLQVKYIDDKGYLYFAAVGGVDAHLTPGKRVNIHTAGGPLAGVIGKKPIHLMDAKDRETVVKLEAQYIDIGAKDKKEAQKLVRVGDAVTFESAFTRLAGDRVSSRGFDDKAGCFVVAEVLRLVAAGKKKLAVDLYGVSSVQEEIGLRGGTTSCYTVNPDVGICVEVDFATDQPDVEKKHNGEVALGKGPILTRGANINPHLFDLLSTAAEKEKIDVQHTANPRATGTDANVMQVSRNGVATALVKIPLRYMHTPVETVSLGDLEDAAKLIVATLERITSREEFIPR is encoded by the coding sequence ATGCGCAAAGAATCATTGGCATTTCTGGAAAAACTTCTCGACGCCCCCAGTCCTTCCGGCTATGAGCAGCCGGCGCAGCGGGTCTTCCGCGACTATGTCGCCCCCTACTGCGACGAGTTGACCACCGATGTTATGGGCAATGTTTTTGCCCGTATCGCCGGCAAGGGGAAGGACCTGCCACGGGTCATGATCGTGGGGCATACGGACGAGATCGGTCTGCAGGTCAAGTACATCGACGACAAAGGATATCTCTACTTTGCCGCCGTGGGCGGAGTGGACGCCCATCTGACCCCCGGCAAGCGGGTCAATATCCATACGGCGGGCGGTCCTTTGGCCGGTGTCATCGGCAAGAAGCCGATCCATCTTATGGATGCCAAGGACCGGGAAACCGTGGTCAAGCTGGAGGCCCAGTACATCGACATCGGGGCCAAGGACAAGAAAGAGGCCCAGAAGCTGGTCAGGGTCGGTGATGCGGTAACCTTCGAGAGCGCCTTCACCCGGCTGGCGGGTGATCGGGTGTCGTCGCGCGGCTTCGACGACAAGGCCGGCTGCTTCGTGGTGGCCGAGGTGTTGCGTCTGGTGGCGGCCGGCAAGAAAAAGCTGGCCGTGGATCTCTACGGCGTTTCATCCGTCCAGGAGGAGATCGGCCTGCGGGGCGGCACCACCAGTTGTTATACCGTCAACCCGGATGTGGGTATCTGCGTCGAAGTGGATTTTGCCACCGATCAGCCGGACGTGGAAAAGAAACACAACGGCGAAGTCGCCCTGGGCAAGGGGCCGATCCTGACCCGCGGGGCCAATATCAACCCCCATCTCTTCGACCTGCTCTCCACGGCGGCCGAAAAGGAAAAGATCGACGTGCAGCACACCGCCAATCCCCGGGCCACCGGCACCGACGCCAACGTCATGCAGGTCTCCCGCAACGGCGTGGCCACGGCCCTGGTCAAGATTCCGCTCCGCTACATGCACACTCCGGTGGAAACCGTTTCCCTGGGGGATCTTGAGGATGCCGCCAAGCTCATCGTGGCTACGCTGGAACGGATTACGTCGCGGGAGGAGTTCATCCCGCGCTGA
- a CDS encoding elongator complex protein 3: MTTVTVPFFISHQGCPHACVFCDQRVISGSCGSLPDRQQIGAAIGSWRRSASGRPLEVAFFGGSFTALPERVQDELLASVRPFLEEGVVRSVRISTRPDCLDGAVVRRLAGQGVAVVEIGVQSMDDDVLALSGRGHGAAASVAALRCIKEEGLVAGAQLMPGLPGDSTTSALGSLERVIVAGADFVRLYPVVVLEGTPLAQSYRAGDYRPLDLEQGIALCKQLLHRALRSGIDVIRIGLQAGDGLNDATVVAGCWHPALGQLVRSELYFDLVRQIASALPGDAPFGITCHPSRLSDVVGQKRRNLTRLRPPGVPIRLDPDNSLSVEEVAVEYLGQCFRGNIVTDLNYNISEV; encoded by the coding sequence GTGACAACGGTCACGGTCCCCTTTTTCATCAGCCACCAGGGGTGCCCCCACGCGTGCGTGTTCTGTGACCAGCGCGTCATTTCCGGCTCCTGCGGCAGCCTGCCGGACCGCCAGCAGATAGGCGCCGCCATCGGCTCCTGGCGGCGCTCCGCCTCCGGCCGCCCCTTGGAGGTGGCCTTTTTCGGCGGCAGCTTTACCGCCCTGCCGGAGCGGGTGCAGGATGAACTGCTGGCCTCTGTTCGGCCCTTTCTGGAGGAGGGCGTTGTCCGGTCGGTCCGGATTTCCACCCGGCCGGACTGCCTGGATGGTGCCGTGGTACGTCGCCTGGCCGGTCAAGGTGTCGCTGTCGTCGAGATCGGCGTGCAATCCATGGACGATGATGTTCTGGCGTTGAGTGGCCGGGGACATGGTGCTGCCGCGTCCGTGGCCGCCCTGCGCTGCATCAAGGAAGAGGGGCTTGTTGCCGGGGCGCAGTTGATGCCCGGCTTGCCGGGCGACAGCACCACGAGCGCCCTCGGGTCGCTGGAACGGGTGATTGTAGCCGGGGCCGATTTTGTGCGGCTCTATCCCGTCGTCGTGCTGGAGGGGACGCCGCTGGCCCAAAGCTATCGGGCGGGTGACTATCGCCCCCTGGATCTGGAACAGGGCATTGCGCTCTGCAAACAGCTTCTGCATCGCGCCCTGCGGTCCGGGATCGATGTCATCCGCATCGGCCTCCAGGCCGGCGATGGGTTGAACGACGCGACGGTCGTGGCCGGTTGCTGGCATCCGGCGCTTGGCCAGTTGGTGCGTTCGGAGCTGTATTTTGACCTGGTGAGGCAGATCGCTTCGGCTCTGCCCGGTGATGCGCCTTTCGGGATAACCTGCCATCCATCGCGGCTCTCGGATGTGGTCGGACAGAAGCGGCGCAATCTGACGCGTCTGCGGCCGCCCGGTGTCCCGATTCGGCTTGATCCGGATAATTCCCTTTCAGTTGAGGAAGTTGCGGTCGAATACCTGGGGCAATGCTTTAGAGGTAATATTGTAACAGATTTGAATTACAACATCAGCGAGGTGTGA
- the rnc gene encoding ribonuclease III: protein MTIDYTQLEERLTYIFRDRSLACRALTHPSWQHERSGVAGDDYQRLEFLGDAVLGMVLAEMLYSRFPDWNEGDLSRFRAHLAGQGTLAGLARSLDLGSFIRLGRGEEQTLGRSKESILSDVLEALIAAVYQDGGLEAARTLVSRLFGDLLAAPGCREAGRDAKSELQELLSARGLPPPEYRLSAESGPPHDRSFHFQLLVGGDVTGEGEGRSKKTAQQAAAAQALERLSSKREC, encoded by the coding sequence GTGACGATAGACTACACCCAACTGGAAGAGCGGCTTACATACATTTTCCGGGACCGCAGCCTGGCGTGCCGCGCCTTGACGCATCCCTCCTGGCAGCATGAGCGCAGCGGCGTGGCCGGCGACGATTACCAGCGCCTGGAATTCCTGGGTGATGCCGTGCTGGGCATGGTGCTGGCCGAGATGCTCTATTCCCGTTTTCCCGATTGGAATGAAGGCGACCTGTCCCGTTTCCGGGCGCACTTGGCAGGGCAGGGGACCCTGGCCGGCCTGGCACGCTCCCTTGATTTGGGCAGTTTTATCCGTCTGGGACGGGGCGAAGAGCAGACCTTGGGGCGCAGCAAGGAATCGATCCTGTCGGACGTCCTTGAGGCGCTCATTGCCGCCGTCTATCAGGACGGCGGACTCGAGGCGGCCCGTACCCTGGTGTCCCGTCTGTTCGGCGACCTGCTTGCCGCACCCGGTTGCCGGGAGGCGGGGCGGGATGCCAAGAGCGAATTGCAGGAGCTGCTCTCGGCCAGGGGGCTGCCGCCACCGGAATACCGGCTGAGTGCAGAGTCCGGCCCCCCCCATGACCGGTCGTTCCATTTTCAGTTGCTGGTGGGTGGCGACGTGACGGGAGAGGGCGAGGGGAGATCGAAAAAGACAGCCCAGCAGGCGGCGGCCGCACAGGCTCTGGAACGGCTTTCGTCCAAGCGGGAATGCTGA